A stretch of Lactuca sativa cultivar Salinas chromosome 6, Lsat_Salinas_v11, whole genome shotgun sequence DNA encodes these proteins:
- the LOC111890162 gene encoding uncharacterized protein LOC111890162 isoform X2, translating to MAQRGARGGGRSGSHISGRDAGDRNASQSYNDAESQPSSSVRGSNILEQVPSNPSKRKFIEVDSEKEFTDQISVIRAITCILKTMFDGPWTSWKKVDKEHRDAMWEHFKGLYVWPEETDVLARKVWEDCMKKRFPDVMRRAREASLKLAKAANVNASLEGDLNLLKDYRPNWIKKEYWEKMINEVWTTSKWKRLSQSGKNNRNKLEDGSVSKHTGGSISIRQHKKRMQAMLKRPPTGVELYARLHTKRSTQEYITPKAAKVKEAYESAMVAKFGDDTSCHPLLDNETWCDVFGGVKKGRIYGFGSVSDPASFLEGTSSTITSQEVVYERVRNEMCGEMDAKAAEMEAKHQQMREEMDAKAAAIDAKQQQIDAKYEAMEKMYAALQNMMGN from the exons ATGGCGCAACGAGGAGCCCGTGGTGGTGGTCGCAGTGGTAGTCACATTAGTGGTCGTGATGCTGGAGATAGAAATGCATCCCAATCATACAATGATGCAGAAAGTCAACCTTCTTCTTCAGTTAGAGGATCAAACATCTTAGAACAAGTTCCAAGTAACCCATCAAAAAGGAAGTTCATTGAAGTCGATTCTGAAAAGGA ATTTACGGATCAGATTTCAGTGATCAGAGCCATCACATGTATACTGAAGACGATGTTTGACGGCCCATGGACCTCATGGAAGAAGGTTGACAAAGAACATCGTGATGCAATGTGGGAACACTTCAAG GGTTTGTATGTTTGGCCCGAAGAGACTGATGTTCTTGCTCGCAAGGTATGGGAAGACTGTATGAAGAAACGATTTCCTGACGTAATGCGAAGAGCACGTGAAGCATCTTTAAAACTTGCCAAAGCTGCAAATGTGAATGCCTCACTAGAAGGTGATTTAAATTTGCTAAAGGACTATCGTCCAAATTGGATAAAAAAAGAGTATTGGGAGAAAATGATCAATGAAGTGTGGACCACATCCAAATGGAAACGTTTATCACAATCAGGGAAAAATAACAGAAATAAATTAGAAGATGGCTCTGTTTCCAAACATACCGGGGGTTCTATATCTATTCGTCAACATAAGAAAAGAATG CAAGCAATGCTTAAACGCCCTCCTACAGGAGTTGAACTTTATGCAAGGTTGCACACTAAACGGTCTACTCAAGAGTACATTACACCAAAGGCAGCTAAAGTTAAG GAGGCTTATGAAAGTGCTATGGTGGCTAAGTTTGGTGATGATACTAGTTGCCACCCCCTATTGGATAATGAAACATGGTGTGATGTTTTCGGAGGAGTCAAGAAAGGAAGAATATATGGATTCGGATCTGTGTCTGATCCAGCGAGCTTTTTGGAAGGAACATCTAGTACAATAACATCCCAAGAG GTTGTCTATGAACGTGTACGAAACGAGATGTGTGGCGAAATGGATGCTAAAGCTGCAGAAATGGAAGCTAAACATCAACAAATGCGTGAGGAAATGGATGCCAAAGCTGCAGCAATAGATGCCAAACAACAACAAATTGATGCAAAATATGAAGCAATGGAGAAGATGTATGCAGCCTTGCAAAATATGATGGGAAATTGA
- the LOC111890162 gene encoding uncharacterized protein LOC111890162 isoform X3, translating into MRYLPIAPRLQRLYLTKKTAKQMTWHYEHQTEPGLMVHPSDGEAWKHFDSMHQEFSSEPRNVRLGLCTDGFSPNNSNTTPYSCWPVFLSIYNLPPWMCLKEPYVQLSIVIPGKKSPGQNIDVFLRPLIDELKMLYTDGVVTYDASTKCNFTMKAILLWTVSDFPAYAMLSGWSTHGKLACPYCMGESGSFRLHHGSKPCWFDCHRKFLPEQHTYRGDKTGFLANKVERSSPPPILTGDQIWEQVRHFPTVYEGKPFRAKNAKLPGFGITHNWVKRSIFWELPYWRKLLIRHNLDPMHIETNVFENLFNTVMDTPKSKDNMNARKDIEMYCNRVQWHTWKKGNKDMKNRASFALSKEQVAKICQWLIKLKFPDGYASNLGGGGALM; encoded by the coding sequence ATGAGGTACTTGCCGATTGCTCCTAGACTCCAAAGGTTGTATTTGACAAAAAAGACGGCAAAGCAAATGACATGGCACTATGAACATCAAACGGAACCGGGTTTGATGGTCCATCCAAGTGATGGTGAGGCTTGGAAGCATTTTGACTCAATGCATCAAGAATTTTCAAGTGAACCACGAAATGTTCGCCTTGGGCTATGCACCGATGGGTTCAGTCCAAATAACTCAAATACAACCCCGTATTCATGTTGGCCTGTTTTCCTTTCAATTTATAACTTGCCTCCTTGGATGTGCTTAAAAGAACCATATGTTCAATTAAGCATAGTTATTCCTGGAAAAAAGAGCCCAGGTCAAAATATAGATGTGTTTCTCAGGCCACTAATTGACGAGTTAAAGATGCTATATACAGACGGTGTTGTCACTTATGATGCTTCGACTAAATGTAATTTCACAATGAAAGCTATACTTCTTTGGACAGTTAGTGACTTTCCTGCTTATGCAATGTTGTCGGGATGGAGCACACATGGCAAGTTAGCATGTCCGTATTGTATGGGTGAGTCGGGGTCGTTTCGGTTACACCATGGTAGTAAACCATGTTGGTTTGACTGCCATCGAAAATTTTTACCTGAACAACACACATATCGGGGTGACAAAACAGGATTTCTGGCTAATAAGGTTGAGCGATCTAGCCCCCCACCAATATTAACCGGTGATCAGATTTGGGAGCAAGTACGACACTTTCCAACTGTTTATGAAGGCAAACCTTTTAGAGCGAAGAATGCAAAATTGCCTGGTTTCGGGATTACTCATAATTGGGTTAAGAGGAGCATCTTTTGGGAGCTACCATATTGGCGAAAGTTGTTAATACGACACAACCTTGATCCCATGCACATTGAGacaaatgtgtttgaaaatctTTTCAACACCGTGATGGACACTCCGAAAAGCAAAGACAACATGAATGCAAGAAAAGATATAGAAATGTATTGCAATCGAGTGCAATGGCATACATGGAAGAAGGGAAATAAGGATATGAAAAATAGAGCATCGTTTGCTTTGAGCAAAGAACAAGTAGCTAAAATATGCCAATGGTTGATTAAACTTAAATTCCCGGACGGATACGCCTCaaacttggggggggggggtgcgTTAATGTAG
- the LOC111890162 gene encoding uncharacterized protein LOC111890162 isoform X1: MVPNSTWDAITELCTFFRVICSRVLRVDDLQRLQTTIVETICKLEKIFPPGFFDSMEHLVIHLAREAMLGGPVQYRWMYLYERKLGSMKRKIKNHAKVEGSIVEAYMIGEISTFCSQYFLPTIETRLNRESRNFAPDIPSYTMVDSRLSIFKVPSRRLFEKSGQRRPLTDDEMRIAHNYILINCVEVLPFLRLFENYVIQSQPDMDDGAFERFRDQHFAKWFKDHVFQQSNDINQHLKCLARGPLRHVRSYKGYFVNGYKFHTEKYGDGRVTHNSGVCVRGTCYNETECDYYGLLDEVLEVEYQGIGRCVVVLFKCTWFNPTEGVRVDRKHNLVDIKYKSRLRNEDSFILASQAEQVYYAPYPAIKDLKDWWVVVKTKPRGVYDLRQCVTEEDDDEDEEDQFFQESEATLPSTSSGANEVAGPLSHVIEGEIEEVNDNDIEREEDEEVDDNLDDSSEDDIEDENICDDNSDDE; this comes from the exons ATGGTGCCAAACTCAACATGGGATGCAATTACAGAGTTGTGTACATTCTTTCGTGTAATATGTTCAAGGGTGTTACGCGTAGATGACTTACAACGCTTGCAAACTACTATTGTTGAAACCATTTGCAAGTTGGAAAAAATATTTCCACCTGGATTCTTTGATTCAATGGAGCATCTTGTTATCCACTTAGCTCGAGAAGCTATGCTTGGTGGTCCGGTTCAATATAGGTGGATGTATCTTTATGAAAG GAAATTGGGATcaatgaaaagaaaaataaaaaaccatGCGAAGGTTGAGGGGTCCATTGTTGAGGCTTACATGATTGGAGAAATATCGACTTTTTGCTCACAATACTTTTTGCCTACAATTGAAACCCGGTTGAATCGTGAGTCGCGTAATTTTGCCCCAGACATTCCTAGTTATACCATGGTCGACTCTCGATTAAGCATTTTCAAAGTTCCATCTCGAAGATTATTCGAAAAAAGTGGTCAACGGAGACCTTTGACAGATGATGAGATGCGTATTGCTCATAATTACATCTTGATCAATTGTGTTGAGGTTCTACCTTTTTTAAG gtTGTTTGAAAATTATGTGATCCAAAGCCAACCTGATATGGATGATGGAGCATTTGAAAGGTTTAGGGATCAACATTTTGCTAAGTGGTTTAAAGATCAT GTTTTTCAACAATCAAATGATATCAATCAACATCTGAAATGCCTTGCACGAGGACCATTACGACATGTTAGGTCCTATAAAGGATACTTTGTCAATGGTTACAAGTTTCATACTGAAAAATATGGTGATGGACGGGTCACACACAATAGTGGTGTATGTGTAAGAGGTACTTGTTACAATGAGACTGAGTGTGACTATTATGGGTTGTTGGATGAGGTCTTGGAAGTAGAATATCAAGGCATAGGGCGTTGTGTCGTAGTATTGTTCAAGTGTACATGGTTTAACCCTACTGAAGGGGTACGTGTGGATCGAAAACATAATTTGGTTGATATTAAATACAAATCAAGGCTAAGAAATGAAGATTCGTTTATCCTAGCGTCACAAGCAGAACAAGTGTATTATGCACCATATCCTGCAATAAAGGATTTGAAAGATTGGTGGGTTGTCGTCAAGACGAAACCAAGGGGTGTATATGATCTACGACAATGTGTtactgaagaagatgatgatgaggatgaagaGGACCAATTCTTTCAAGAAAGTGAAGCGACTTTACCTTCTACAAGTAGCGGTGCAAATGAGGTGGCAGGACCCCTTTCTCATGTAATTGAAGGAGAAATAGAAGAAGTTAATGACAATGACATTGAGagagaagaggatgaagaagttgaTGATAACTTGGATGATTCATCCGAAGATGATATTGAAGATGAAAACATATGTGATGATAATTCTGATGATGAGTAA
- the LOC111890166 gene encoding receptor-like protein EIX2 isoform X2, translating to MGLYACKRRELTTLNVQRLVVVRESETTQNKRWIPTAERPVKNTTANQLVAVEGGGGDDNGVIRNKCLDKERDALLQFKANLHDPDGRLSTWGTEEDDCCNWIGVRCHSQTGHHVTELDISHYNIGEFGNLTKLHMLYLRDLGSCRVENVEWLVHLSHLQQLEMDGISLAKENHWVDVILSLQKLTHLSLLGCELSHVMYPYSSFLNSSSSISFLYLGNNNLTSSMFRWLSPLTSDKLRHLDLSSNMLDGIPKYLGNLCRLEHFEFHNNSAVVSFPDFLNNLSGCTLRTLAELEASHSHFTGPLSDMIEKFSSLERLSLSSNQLNGAINEKLFELPNLLDIDLSQNSFEGGPFLDHMSKLSYVEYLNVSSAKLGPCFPKWIQTLKHLTRLDIANTRISDTIPLGFWDMWPSQLQYLNLSSNNISGKIPDLSSNFDYNAVIDLRSNNFSGLIPNVSSTVQSLNLSKNKFYGGIYFLCQIADGYLRFLDLSDNFLTGHLPDCLWHFKELKILNLGNNNLSGRLPPAVGCLIELEALYLYKNNFSGELPLSLRSCTSLTSLNLGANKFSGNVPVWIGENLTRLYVLILSSNNFFGTIPLQLCQLPNLHILDLSRNHLHGTIPSCLNNLTSMVQGGFSATQIGHFFYSISHFWHGSTSYFDHAVIEWQGAEREFIRFNLGLLKTIDLSSNNLTGTIPLELTSLVELVALNLSKNTLLGEIPWKIGQMGNLSVLDLSRNNLSGGMPSSMSQMNFLGYLDVSYNNLSGRIPSSTQLQSFEPSRYDGNPGLCGPPIYKTCHGDEELEEPPVVVGRNEGDEEGVGEVWGWFYIGVGTGFATGFWIACGVLLLNHRGRHAFSLFFDGFKDWVYVKVVVFVANLQKVRQT from the exons ATGGGTTTGTACGCATGTAAACGTAGAGAACTGACCACACTCAACGTACAGCGTCTCGTCGTGGTTCGAGAATCGGAAACTACACAAAACAAACGATGGATTCCGACTGCAGAGAGGCCGGTGAAG AATACAACTGCCAATCAATTGGTAGCAGTGgaaggaggaggaggagatgATAATGGTGTTATCAGAAACAAGTGTTTGGATAAGGAGAGAGATGCTCTCCTTCAATTCAAAGCAAACCTTCATGACCCTGATGGTCGTCTCTCTACATGGGGAACCGAAGAAGATGACTGCTGTAACTGGATTGGAGTCAGGTGCCACAGCCAAACAGGTCATCATGTCACGGAGCTTGATATCAGCCACTATAATATTGGAG AGTTTGGAAACCTCACCAAGTTGCACATGCTTTATCTTCGAGATCTTGGAAGTTGTAGAGTTGAAAATGTAGAGTGGCTAGTTCATCTCTCTCATCTACAACAACTTGAAATGGATGGGATATCCCTAGCCAAAGAAAATCATTGGGTAGATGTTATTCTGAGTCTCCAAAAACTAACACATTTAAGTTTATTGGGATGTGAGCTCTCACACGTCATGTATCCATATTCTTCATTTCTCAACTCTTCTTCATCTATATCTTTCCTTTATCTTGGAAACAACAATCTTACATCATCAATGTTTCGTTGGTTGTCCCCATTGACCAGCGATAAGCTTCGTCATCTTGATCTCTCTAGCAACATGTTAGATGGGATACCCAAATATCTTGGTAACCTCTGTAGGTTGGAACATTTTGAATTTCATAACAATTCTGCTGTTGTCAGTTTTCCTGATTTTCTCAACAACTTGTCTGGATGCACATTGCGTACATTAGCAGAGTTGGAAGCTTCTCATAGCCATTTTACAGGGCCACTCTCAGATATGATTGAAAAATTTTCTTCCCTAGAAAGATTGTCCCTATCCAGTAATCAATTAAATGGCGCTATAAATGAGAAATTGTTTGAACTTCCCAACCTTCTTGATATAGATCTTTCACAAAACTCATTCGAAGGAGGTCCTTTTCTAGATCACATGTCAAAGCTTTCTTATGTAGAGTATCTTAATGTGAGCTCTGCCAAGCTAGGGCCTTGCTTCCCCAAATGGATTCAAACACTCAAACATCTTACCCGTCTGGATATTGCCAACACTAGAATTTCAGACACAATTCCTCTGGGGTTTTGGGACATGTGGCCTTCTCAATTACAATATTTGAATCTCTCTTCGAACAATATCAGCGGGAAAATACCAGATTTATCGTCAAATTTTGACTACAATGCAGTGATAGATTTGAGATCTAACAACTTTTCCGGTCTGATACCAAATGTTTCTTCCACTGTGCAATCGCTAAATCTTTCCAAAAACAAATTCTATGGAGGAATCTATTTTTTATGCCAAATTGCAGATGGCTATTTAAGATTTCTTGACCTCTCCGATAACTTTCTAACCGGACATCTTCCAGACTGCTTGTGGCATTTCAAAGAACTAAAAATTCTTAATCTAGGAAACAACAATCTATCTGGAAGGCTTCCTCCAGCTGTTGGATGTTTGATCGAACTCGAGGCATTGTATTTATACAAGAACAACTTTTCTGGAGAATTGCCTCTGTCTTTAAGGAGTTGCACGAGTTTAACCTCGTTGAATTTGGGGGCTAATAAGTTTTCTGGTAATGTGCCTGTTTGGATTGGGGAAAACTTAACAAGGTTGTATGTTCTTATCCTAAGCTCAAACAACTTCTTTGGAACCATCCCTTTACAATTATGTCAACTACCGAATCTTCATATTCTAGACTTGTCAAGGAACCATCTCCATGGAACCATCCCCTCGTGTTTGAATAATCTTACGAGCATGGTTCAAGGAGGATTCTCAGCTACACAAATCGGACATTTTTTCtattcaatttcacatttttggcaTGGTTCAACAAGTTATTTTGACCATGCAGTGATTGAGTGGCAAGGAGCTGAACGTGAATTCATCAGATTTAATCTGGGATTGTTGAAGACCATTGACCTGTCAAGCAACAACTTGACAGGAACAATCCCTCTTGAACTGACCAGTCTTGTTGAACTGGTTGCACTGAACTTATCAAAGAATACTCTACTTGGAGAGATTCCTTGGAAAATTGGTCAGATGGGAAACCTTTCAGTTTTGGATTTATCTAGAAACAATTTGTCAGGAGGGATGCCATCAAGCATGTCTCAAATGAATTTTTTGGGTTACCTGGATGTGTCATATAATAACTTGTCAGGGAGAATCCCATCTAGTACACAACTCCAGTCCTTTGAACCATCAAGATACGATGGAAATCCAGGACTATGTGGACCTCCCATTTACAAGACATGTCATGGAGATGAAGAACTTGAAGAACCACCTGTTGTTGTTGGTAGAAATGAGGGAGATGAGGAAGGTGTTGGTGAAGTTTGGGGATGGTTCTATATTGGTGTAGGGACTGGTTTTGCTACTGGATTTTGGATAGCATGTGGTGTCTTACTTCTCAACCATCGAGGGAGACATGCTTTTTCTCTGTTCTTTGATGGCTTCAAAGATTGGGTTTATGTGAAGGTGGTTGTATTTGTTGCAAATTTGCAGAAGGTTAGACAGACATAG
- the LOC111890166 gene encoding receptor-like protein EIX2 isoform X1: MGLYACKRRELTTLNVQRLVVVRESETTQNKRWIPTAERPVKNTTANQLVAVEGGGGDDNGVIRNKCLDKERDALLQFKANLHDPDGRLSTWGTEEDDCCNWIGVRCHSQTGHHVTELDISHYNIGGEISYSLVNLTYLNLLDLSSNSFHGTIPTFIGCLTELRYLDLSDNSLYGIIPSEFGNLTKLHMLYLRDLGSCRVENVEWLVHLSHLQQLEMDGISLAKENHWVDVILSLQKLTHLSLLGCELSHVMYPYSSFLNSSSSISFLYLGNNNLTSSMFRWLSPLTSDKLRHLDLSSNMLDGIPKYLGNLCRLEHFEFHNNSAVVSFPDFLNNLSGCTLRTLAELEASHSHFTGPLSDMIEKFSSLERLSLSSNQLNGAINEKLFELPNLLDIDLSQNSFEGGPFLDHMSKLSYVEYLNVSSAKLGPCFPKWIQTLKHLTRLDIANTRISDTIPLGFWDMWPSQLQYLNLSSNNISGKIPDLSSNFDYNAVIDLRSNNFSGLIPNVSSTVQSLNLSKNKFYGGIYFLCQIADGYLRFLDLSDNFLTGHLPDCLWHFKELKILNLGNNNLSGRLPPAVGCLIELEALYLYKNNFSGELPLSLRSCTSLTSLNLGANKFSGNVPVWIGENLTRLYVLILSSNNFFGTIPLQLCQLPNLHILDLSRNHLHGTIPSCLNNLTSMVQGGFSATQIGHFFYSISHFWHGSTSYFDHAVIEWQGAEREFIRFNLGLLKTIDLSSNNLTGTIPLELTSLVELVALNLSKNTLLGEIPWKIGQMGNLSVLDLSRNNLSGGMPSSMSQMNFLGYLDVSYNNLSGRIPSSTQLQSFEPSRYDGNPGLCGPPIYKTCHGDEELEEPPVVVGRNEGDEEGVGEVWGWFYIGVGTGFATGFWIACGVLLLNHRGRHAFSLFFDGFKDWVYVKVVVFVANLQKVRQT; encoded by the exons ATGGGTTTGTACGCATGTAAACGTAGAGAACTGACCACACTCAACGTACAGCGTCTCGTCGTGGTTCGAGAATCGGAAACTACACAAAACAAACGATGGATTCCGACTGCAGAGAGGCCGGTGAAG AATACAACTGCCAATCAATTGGTAGCAGTGgaaggaggaggaggagatgATAATGGTGTTATCAGAAACAAGTGTTTGGATAAGGAGAGAGATGCTCTCCTTCAATTCAAAGCAAACCTTCATGACCCTGATGGTCGTCTCTCTACATGGGGAACCGAAGAAGATGACTGCTGTAACTGGATTGGAGTCAGGTGCCACAGCCAAACAGGTCATCATGTCACGGAGCTTGATATCAGCCACTATAATATTGGAGGTGAGATTAGCTATTCATTGGTTAACTTAACCTACTTGAATCTTCTTGATCTTTCCTCCAACTCTTTTCATGGAACCATTCCCACCTTCATTGGTTGTTTGACCGAATTAAGGTACCTTGACCTTTCTGATAACTCTCTTTATGGAATCATTCCTTCAGAGTTTGGAAACCTCACCAAGTTGCACATGCTTTATCTTCGAGATCTTGGAAGTTGTAGAGTTGAAAATGTAGAGTGGCTAGTTCATCTCTCTCATCTACAACAACTTGAAATGGATGGGATATCCCTAGCCAAAGAAAATCATTGGGTAGATGTTATTCTGAGTCTCCAAAAACTAACACATTTAAGTTTATTGGGATGTGAGCTCTCACACGTCATGTATCCATATTCTTCATTTCTCAACTCTTCTTCATCTATATCTTTCCTTTATCTTGGAAACAACAATCTTACATCATCAATGTTTCGTTGGTTGTCCCCATTGACCAGCGATAAGCTTCGTCATCTTGATCTCTCTAGCAACATGTTAGATGGGATACCCAAATATCTTGGTAACCTCTGTAGGTTGGAACATTTTGAATTTCATAACAATTCTGCTGTTGTCAGTTTTCCTGATTTTCTCAACAACTTGTCTGGATGCACATTGCGTACATTAGCAGAGTTGGAAGCTTCTCATAGCCATTTTACAGGGCCACTCTCAGATATGATTGAAAAATTTTCTTCCCTAGAAAGATTGTCCCTATCCAGTAATCAATTAAATGGCGCTATAAATGAGAAATTGTTTGAACTTCCCAACCTTCTTGATATAGATCTTTCACAAAACTCATTCGAAGGAGGTCCTTTTCTAGATCACATGTCAAAGCTTTCTTATGTAGAGTATCTTAATGTGAGCTCTGCCAAGCTAGGGCCTTGCTTCCCCAAATGGATTCAAACACTCAAACATCTTACCCGTCTGGATATTGCCAACACTAGAATTTCAGACACAATTCCTCTGGGGTTTTGGGACATGTGGCCTTCTCAATTACAATATTTGAATCTCTCTTCGAACAATATCAGCGGGAAAATACCAGATTTATCGTCAAATTTTGACTACAATGCAGTGATAGATTTGAGATCTAACAACTTTTCCGGTCTGATACCAAATGTTTCTTCCACTGTGCAATCGCTAAATCTTTCCAAAAACAAATTCTATGGAGGAATCTATTTTTTATGCCAAATTGCAGATGGCTATTTAAGATTTCTTGACCTCTCCGATAACTTTCTAACCGGACATCTTCCAGACTGCTTGTGGCATTTCAAAGAACTAAAAATTCTTAATCTAGGAAACAACAATCTATCTGGAAGGCTTCCTCCAGCTGTTGGATGTTTGATCGAACTCGAGGCATTGTATTTATACAAGAACAACTTTTCTGGAGAATTGCCTCTGTCTTTAAGGAGTTGCACGAGTTTAACCTCGTTGAATTTGGGGGCTAATAAGTTTTCTGGTAATGTGCCTGTTTGGATTGGGGAAAACTTAACAAGGTTGTATGTTCTTATCCTAAGCTCAAACAACTTCTTTGGAACCATCCCTTTACAATTATGTCAACTACCGAATCTTCATATTCTAGACTTGTCAAGGAACCATCTCCATGGAACCATCCCCTCGTGTTTGAATAATCTTACGAGCATGGTTCAAGGAGGATTCTCAGCTACACAAATCGGACATTTTTTCtattcaatttcacatttttggcaTGGTTCAACAAGTTATTTTGACCATGCAGTGATTGAGTGGCAAGGAGCTGAACGTGAATTCATCAGATTTAATCTGGGATTGTTGAAGACCATTGACCTGTCAAGCAACAACTTGACAGGAACAATCCCTCTTGAACTGACCAGTCTTGTTGAACTGGTTGCACTGAACTTATCAAAGAATACTCTACTTGGAGAGATTCCTTGGAAAATTGGTCAGATGGGAAACCTTTCAGTTTTGGATTTATCTAGAAACAATTTGTCAGGAGGGATGCCATCAAGCATGTCTCAAATGAATTTTTTGGGTTACCTGGATGTGTCATATAATAACTTGTCAGGGAGAATCCCATCTAGTACACAACTCCAGTCCTTTGAACCATCAAGATACGATGGAAATCCAGGACTATGTGGACCTCCCATTTACAAGACATGTCATGGAGATGAAGAACTTGAAGAACCACCTGTTGTTGTTGGTAGAAATGAGGGAGATGAGGAAGGTGTTGGTGAAGTTTGGGGATGGTTCTATATTGGTGTAGGGACTGGTTTTGCTACTGGATTTTGGATAGCATGTGGTGTCTTACTTCTCAACCATCGAGGGAGACATGCTTTTTCTCTGTTCTTTGATGGCTTCAAAGATTGGGTTTATGTGAAGGTGGTTGTATTTGTTGCAAATTTGCAGAAGGTTAGACAGACATAG